Proteins encoded in a region of the Nocardia asteroides genome:
- a CDS encoding NAD-glutamate dehydrogenase, with protein MTVSSELSSAAWAAGLPQSLRGDLATLEEAYFRHVDAGDVDCAITGITQIFRRHLELGVTRRPGRALVRVYHPDDGSGIGAAVQIVTDDMPLLVESISSSLSRIGVSVSEIIHPIFEVERDAEGRLTHAAAHEVDGTGAAGLRESWMHVQLHPSTSAALLARVEAAVPDVVDDVRQVIGDTEAIKDVQSKLADDLELAAGSGSAPFDSAELTDTANLLRWLAGGNFTLLGYARYRLNTDEGREMSTVVPATCLGVLRPDVGTDFHVPVNSGDRPLLTLTQGLVPATVHRAVYPYFVSVADFDAHGTVVGEHLFIGVFTVSAVHENVLDIPVIERRVRSAIEDSGFDLESFSGQAMLEVIQSFPRTELFSADAETLRRTATAVLSVGLRRQVRLFLRADTYGRYVACLVYLPRDRYTTSSRLEMQEILVRELGGVSIDYSARVGESELARVYFTVRMPEAELGAPHRTPPVADTSEPNRLRLQNLLAEASRTWDDRLNDEVSTSTVLDPAVVQRYAEAFPEGYKQDFAAARALRDIVRLERLSAGGIDQYLYRKPGSAPGSWRFTLYIGGSGISLSQVLPVLQSLGVEVVDERPYQIELEDAAGGAGGERWIYDFGLLARPELLRSSLDRDLDAELLESSKRADVLEAEVRGLRERFVEAFEAMWYGRAEADGLNELVLRARLPWRAVSILRTYAKYLQQANFPYSQANICRVLLTYPDIARLFVDLFAARFDPDTVSAEHAAELETQVRGRIDEVVSLDADRILRSILGLIKATLRTNYYVIDAEGKPREYVSVKVEPREIAELPKPRPQFEIFVYSPRVEGVHLRFGSVARGGLRWSDRLEDFRTEILGLVKAQAVKNAVIVPVGAKGGFVVKQPPAATGDPVADRQALGAEGVACYRTFISGLLDITDNVDRASGQVLPPDRVVRRDGDDTYLVVAADKGTASFSDIANDVAQSYGFWLGDAFASGGSAGYDHKAMGITAKGAWESVKRHFREMELDTQSQDFAVVGVGDMSGDVFGNGMLLSEHIRLVAAFDHRHIFLDPDPDAARSFRERQRMFALPRSSWADYDPSLISPGGGVWDRTVKSVPISPQARAALGLGDDVVSLSPPDLVRAILLAPVDLLWNGGIGTYIKASTETNAEVGDKSNDAVRVNGSQLRVKVVGEGGNLGATALGRIEFCRKGGKINTDALDNSAGVDCSDHEVNIKILLDAVVSGGQLLPDERNPLLASMTDEVAQMVLRDNVAQNFLMGISRTEASQMLPVQMRLIEDLEERRGLDRELEALPSDQEMKRRLGEGSGLTSPELANLMAHVKLSLKADLLESDLPDSQYFATRLPDYFPTPLRDRFAAAIKRHRLRREIVTTMIANEMVDYGGITYAHRLNEEVGATTTDAVRAFAAASGIFDLHDMWKRIRACDAPTSVRDLLELETKRTLDRASRWLLSNRPQPIAVGSEISRYRADVRELAPKVAGWLRGHHVSTLTDQSAELIARGAPTDLATEVFGLLNLFPLLDIVDIADITDRDGDEVGSLYYALNDHLKIDWLLQAVSHLERGDRWHALARLALRDDMYASLRSLTLDVLSGGDPEETANEKIAYWESKNQSRLGRARAALSELFESGTHDLATLSVAARQVRSMVSGVGAQSEVPR; from the coding sequence ATGACCGTCTCGTCCGAATTGTCCAGCGCGGCGTGGGCCGCGGGTTTGCCGCAGTCATTGCGCGGCGATCTCGCGACGCTCGAGGAAGCGTACTTCCGCCACGTCGACGCGGGCGATGTGGACTGTGCGATCACCGGCATCACCCAGATCTTCCGCAGGCATCTGGAGCTGGGGGTGACGCGCCGCCCCGGTCGCGCGCTGGTGCGGGTATACCACCCGGATGACGGCTCCGGAATCGGTGCGGCGGTGCAGATCGTCACCGACGACATGCCGCTGCTGGTCGAGTCGATCAGCTCGTCGCTGAGCAGGATCGGCGTCAGCGTCAGCGAGATCATCCATCCGATCTTCGAGGTCGAGCGGGACGCGGAGGGACGCCTGACGCACGCCGCCGCGCACGAGGTGGACGGCACCGGCGCGGCCGGGTTGCGCGAATCCTGGATGCACGTGCAATTGCACCCGTCGACCAGTGCGGCACTGCTGGCCAGGGTCGAGGCCGCGGTGCCGGACGTGGTGGACGATGTGCGTCAGGTGATCGGCGACACCGAAGCGATCAAGGACGTGCAGAGCAAGCTGGCCGACGACCTCGAGCTCGCCGCGGGGTCCGGCTCCGCGCCGTTCGACTCGGCCGAGCTGACCGACACCGCCAACCTGCTGCGCTGGCTGGCCGGAGGGAATTTCACCCTGCTCGGCTACGCGCGCTACCGACTGAACACCGACGAGGGCAGGGAGATGTCCACCGTCGTGCCCGCCACCTGCCTCGGCGTGCTGCGACCGGACGTCGGCACCGACTTCCACGTGCCGGTCAACAGCGGTGACCGTCCGCTGCTCACGCTGACCCAAGGGCTTGTTCCCGCCACCGTGCACCGTGCGGTGTACCCGTACTTCGTCAGCGTCGCCGATTTCGACGCGCATGGAACCGTCGTCGGCGAGCACCTGTTCATCGGCGTCTTCACCGTCTCCGCCGTGCACGAGAACGTCCTGGACATCCCGGTGATCGAGCGCCGGGTCCGCTCGGCGATCGAGGACAGCGGATTCGACCTGGAATCGTTCTCCGGGCAGGCGATGCTCGAGGTCATCCAATCCTTCCCCCGCACCGAACTCTTCTCCGCCGACGCCGAGACGCTGCGCCGCACCGCCACCGCCGTGCTGAGTGTGGGCCTGCGCCGCCAGGTGCGCCTGTTCCTGCGCGCGGACACCTACGGCCGCTACGTCGCCTGCCTGGTCTATCTGCCGCGTGATCGGTACACCACCAGCTCGCGGCTGGAGATGCAGGAGATCCTGGTCCGCGAATTGGGTGGGGTGTCCATCGACTATTCCGCGCGGGTGGGCGAAAGCGAGCTGGCGCGAGTCTATTTCACGGTGCGCATGCCGGAAGCCGAGCTCGGTGCTCCGCATCGGACACCCCCGGTCGCCGATACCTCCGAGCCCAACCGGCTGCGTCTGCAGAACCTGCTCGCCGAGGCCAGCCGCACTTGGGACGACCGCCTGAACGACGAGGTGAGCACGTCGACGGTGCTCGATCCGGCCGTGGTGCAGCGGTACGCGGAGGCCTTCCCCGAGGGCTACAAACAGGATTTCGCCGCGGCACGGGCGCTGCGAGACATCGTGCGCCTGGAGCGGCTGAGTGCGGGCGGTATCGACCAATACCTCTACCGGAAGCCGGGTTCGGCGCCGGGTTCGTGGCGCTTCACCCTCTACATCGGTGGCAGCGGTATCTCGCTGAGCCAAGTACTTCCGGTGTTGCAAAGCCTCGGTGTCGAGGTGGTCGACGAGCGCCCGTACCAGATCGAGCTGGAGGACGCGGCCGGCGGCGCCGGTGGTGAACGGTGGATCTACGATTTCGGTCTGCTCGCCCGCCCGGAGTTGTTGCGCAGTTCGCTCGACCGGGATCTGGACGCGGAACTGCTCGAGTCCTCCAAACGCGCCGACGTGTTGGAGGCCGAGGTGCGCGGCCTGCGTGAGCGGTTCGTGGAAGCCTTCGAGGCCATGTGGTACGGCCGCGCGGAGGCGGACGGGCTGAACGAACTCGTGCTGCGTGCGCGGCTGCCGTGGCGGGCCGTCTCGATCCTGCGCACCTACGCGAAGTATCTGCAGCAGGCCAATTTCCCGTACAGCCAGGCCAACATCTGCCGTGTGCTGCTCACCTATCCGGATATCGCGCGCCTGTTCGTCGATCTGTTCGCTGCGCGTTTCGATCCCGACACCGTCTCCGCCGAACATGCCGCGGAGCTGGAGACCCAGGTGCGAGGGCGCATCGATGAGGTGGTCAGCCTGGACGCGGACCGCATCCTGCGGTCGATCCTCGGACTGATCAAGGCGACGCTGCGCACCAACTACTACGTGATCGACGCGGAAGGCAAACCACGCGAGTACGTTTCGGTGAAGGTCGAACCGCGGGAAATCGCCGAGTTGCCCAAGCCGCGGCCGCAGTTCGAGATCTTCGTGTACTCGCCGCGGGTGGAGGGCGTGCATCTGCGCTTCGGCTCGGTGGCGCGTGGTGGGTTGCGGTGGTCGGACCGGTTGGAGGATTTCCGTACCGAGATCCTGGGTTTGGTGAAGGCTCAGGCGGTGAAGAACGCGGTGATCGTGCCGGTCGGCGCGAAGGGCGGTTTCGTGGTGAAGCAGCCGCCCGCGGCTACCGGTGATCCGGTGGCGGACCGGCAGGCGTTGGGCGCCGAAGGGGTTGCTTGCTACCGTACATTCATCTCCGGCTTGCTGGATATCACCGACAATGTGGATCGCGCGAGTGGGCAGGTATTGCCTCCTGACCGAGTGGTGCGCCGCGATGGTGATGACACCTATCTCGTGGTCGCGGCGGACAAGGGCACCGCGTCGTTCTCCGATATCGCCAATGATGTGGCGCAGAGTTATGGGTTCTGGCTGGGTGATGCGTTCGCCTCGGGTGGGTCGGCGGGTTATGACCACAAGGCGATGGGTATCACGGCCAAGGGTGCTTGGGAGAGTGTCAAGCGGCATTTCCGTGAGATGGAGCTCGATACGCAGTCGCAGGATTTCGCTGTGGTGGGTGTGGGTGACATGAGTGGTGATGTGTTCGGTAACGGTATGTTGTTGTCGGAGCACATTCGTTTGGTGGCCGCGTTCGACCATCGCCACATTTTCCTGGATCCGGATCCTGATGCGGCGCGTTCGTTCCGGGAGCGGCAGCGGATGTTCGCGTTGCCGCGGTCGTCGTGGGCCGACTACGACCCGTCACTTATCAGCCCCGGCGGAGGTGTGTGGGACCGCACCGTGAAGTCGGTGCCGATCAGCCCGCAGGCCAGGGCGGCTCTGGGGCTGGGCGATGACGTCGTATCGCTGTCGCCGCCGGATCTGGTCCGCGCGATCCTGCTCGCGCCGGTCGACCTGCTGTGGAACGGCGGTATCGGCACGTACATCAAGGCGAGCACGGAGACCAACGCCGAAGTGGGCGACAAGTCCAACGACGCGGTACGTGTCAACGGGAGCCAATTGCGGGTCAAAGTGGTCGGCGAGGGCGGCAACCTCGGCGCGACGGCGTTGGGCCGCATCGAGTTCTGCCGCAAGGGCGGCAAGATCAATACCGACGCGCTGGACAACTCGGCGGGCGTGGACTGCTCCGACCACGAGGTCAACATCAAGATCTTGCTCGACGCCGTCGTGTCCGGGGGGCAGTTGCTGCCCGACGAGCGCAATCCGCTGCTGGCCTCGATGACCGACGAGGTCGCGCAGATGGTCCTGCGGGACAACGTGGCGCAGAACTTCCTCATGGGTATTTCGCGCACCGAGGCGTCGCAGATGCTGCCCGTGCAGATGCGGTTGATCGAGGATCTCGAAGAGCGTCGCGGCTTGGACCGTGAACTCGAGGCGCTGCCCTCCGATCAGGAGATGAAGCGCAGGCTGGGAGAAGGCTCCGGTCTGACGTCGCCGGAGCTGGCGAATCTGATGGCGCATGTGAAGCTGTCGCTCAAGGCCGATCTGCTCGAATCCGACCTGCCCGACAGTCAGTACTTCGCCACGCGGCTGCCGGACTACTTCCCCACACCGCTGCGCGACCGCTTCGCGGCGGCGATCAAACGCCACCGGCTGCGCCGGGAGATCGTCACCACCATGATCGCCAACGAGATGGTGGACTACGGCGGCATCACCTACGCGCACCGGTTGAACGAGGAGGTCGGCGCCACCACCACCGATGCGGTGCGCGCCTTCGCCGCGGCCAGCGGAATCTTCGATCTGCACGACATGTGGAAGCGAATCCGTGCGTGTGACGCACCCACTTCGGTGCGCGACCTGCTCGAACTGGAGACGAAGCGGACGTTGGACCGGGCGTCCCGATGGCTGCTGAGCAACCGGCCGCAGCCGATCGCGGTGGGCTCGGAGATCAGTCGGTACCGCGCCGACGTGCGTGAACTGGCCCCCAAGGTGGCGGGATGGCTGCGCGGACACCATGTGTCCACCCTCACCGACCAGTCCGCCGAATTGATCGCCCGCGGCGCGCCGACCGATCTGGCCACCGAGGTCTTCGGTCTGCTCAACCTCTTCCCTCTGCTGGACATCGTGGACATCGCCGATATCACCGACCGGGACGGCGACGAGGTCGGGTCGCTGTACTACGCGCTCAACGATCACCTCAAGATCGACTGGCTGTTGCAGGCGGTCAGCCACCTCGAACGCGGCGACCGCTGGCATGCGCTGGCGCGGCTCGCGCTGCGCGACGACATGTACGCGTCGCTGCGCTCGCTCACCCTCGACGTGCTCTCCGGCGGTGACCCCGAAGAGACGGCGAACGAGAAGATTGCATACTGGGAGTCGAAGAATCAGTCCCGCCTCGGCCGAGCCAGGGCGGCGCTGTCGGAGTTGTTCGAATCCGGAACCCACGATCTCGCCACGCTTTCGGTTGCGGCGCGGCAAGTGCGGAGCATGGTGAGCGGGGTGGGCGCCCAATCGGAGGTACCACGTTGA
- the ettA gene encoding energy-dependent translational throttle protein EttA, whose protein sequence is MAEFIYQMKKVRKAHGDKVVLDDVTLDFLPGAKIGVVGPNGAGKSSVLKIMAGLDQPNNGDAFLAAGATVGILQQEPPLNEEKTVRGNVEEGMGEIKVKLDRFNEIAELMATDYSDELMEEMGKLQEDLDHADAWDLDSQLEQAMDALRCPPPDEPVTNLSGGERRRVALCKLLLSKPDLLLLDEPTNHLDAESVNWLEQHLAQYQGAVLAVTHDRYFLDNVAQWILELDRGRAYPYEGNYSTYLEKKAARLEVQGKKDQKLQKRLKEELAWVRSGAKARQAKNKARLGRYEEMAAEAEKMRKLDFEEIQIPAGPRLGNVVVEVEHLDKGFGDRQLIKDLSFTLPRNGIVGVIGPNGVGKTTLFKTIVGLEQPDSGEVKVGETVKLSYVDQNRAGIDPKKTVWQVVSDGLDYIEVGQQEMPSRAYVSAFGFKGPDQQKPAGVLSGGERNRLNLAMTLKQGGNLILLDEPTNDLDVETLGSLENALEKFPGCAVVISHDRWFLDRTCTHILAWEGDSDNEAKWFWFEGNFEAYEANKVQRLGPEAARPHRVTHRKLTRG, encoded by the coding sequence ATGGCTGAGTTCATCTACCAAATGAAGAAGGTTCGCAAGGCGCACGGCGACAAAGTCGTGCTCGACGATGTCACCTTGGACTTCCTTCCCGGCGCCAAGATCGGCGTCGTCGGCCCGAACGGCGCTGGTAAATCCAGCGTGCTGAAGATCATGGCCGGACTGGACCAGCCGAACAACGGTGACGCGTTCCTCGCCGCCGGCGCCACCGTCGGCATCCTGCAGCAGGAACCTCCGCTCAACGAGGAGAAGACCGTCCGCGGCAACGTCGAGGAGGGCATGGGCGAGATCAAGGTGAAGCTGGATCGCTTCAACGAGATCGCCGAACTCATGGCCACCGACTACTCCGACGAGCTCATGGAGGAGATGGGCAAGCTCCAGGAGGATCTGGACCACGCCGACGCCTGGGACCTGGACTCCCAGCTCGAACAGGCGATGGACGCGCTGCGCTGCCCGCCGCCGGACGAGCCGGTCACCAACCTCTCCGGTGGTGAGCGCCGCCGGGTCGCGCTGTGCAAGCTGCTGCTGAGCAAGCCCGATCTGCTGCTGCTCGACGAGCCGACCAACCACCTCGACGCCGAGAGCGTGAACTGGCTCGAGCAGCACCTGGCGCAGTACCAGGGCGCCGTGCTCGCGGTCACCCACGACCGGTACTTCCTGGACAACGTCGCGCAGTGGATCCTCGAGCTGGATCGTGGCCGTGCCTACCCGTACGAGGGCAACTACTCCACCTACCTGGAGAAGAAGGCCGCGCGGCTCGAGGTGCAGGGCAAGAAGGACCAGAAGCTGCAGAAGCGGCTCAAGGAAGAACTCGCCTGGGTGCGTTCCGGCGCCAAGGCCAGGCAGGCCAAGAACAAGGCCCGCCTCGGCCGGTACGAGGAGATGGCGGCCGAAGCCGAGAAGATGCGGAAGCTGGATTTCGAGGAGATCCAGATTCCCGCGGGCCCGCGCCTGGGCAACGTGGTGGTGGAGGTGGAGCACCTGGACAAGGGCTTCGGTGACCGCCAGCTGATCAAGGATCTGTCGTTCACCTTGCCGCGCAACGGCATCGTCGGCGTGATCGGGCCCAATGGCGTCGGGAAGACCACGCTGTTCAAGACCATCGTCGGGCTCGAGCAGCCGGACAGCGGTGAGGTGAAGGTCGGCGAGACGGTCAAATTGAGCTACGTCGACCAGAACCGCGCGGGCATCGACCCGAAGAAGACGGTCTGGCAGGTGGTCTCCGACGGTCTGGACTACATCGAGGTCGGCCAGCAGGAAATGCCGTCGCGCGCCTACGTGAGCGCCTTCGGTTTCAAGGGCCCGGACCAGCAGAAGCCCGCGGGCGTCCTGTCCGGTGGCGAGCGCAACCGGCTGAACCTCGCGATGACCCTCAAGCAGGGCGGCAACTTGATCCTGCTGGATGAGCCGACCAACGACCTCGATGTGGAGACCCTGGGCTCGCTGGAGAACGCGCTGGAGAAGTTCCCCGGCTGCGCCGTGGTCATCTCCCACGACCGCTGGTTCCTCGACCGCACCTGTACCCACATCCTGGCGTGGGAGGGCGACTCGGACAACGAGGCCAAATGGTTCTGGTTCGAGGGCAACTTCGAGGCGTACGAGGCCAACAAGGTCCAGCGGCTCGGCCCGGAAGCGGCCCGCCCGCACCGGGTTACGCACCGCAAGCTGACCCGCGGCTGA
- a CDS encoding single-stranded DNA-binding protein codes for MYEANATVIGTIATHPVKRDLTNGEQVVTFRLASNSRRLDHASGQWVDNGTLYLTVSCWRRLVAGVDASLRRGDPIIAYGQLRSHEYRSKDGVERRDLEMRASVVGPDLSRCAAQLTRLSDMPPSRNTSGGSSAEGRVPVGDAPGENVAAAGSAPPRGSAPEPVDA; via the coding sequence ATGTACGAAGCCAACGCGACCGTGATCGGGACGATCGCCACCCATCCGGTCAAGCGGGACCTGACCAATGGCGAGCAGGTGGTCACCTTCCGTCTGGCGAGCAATTCTCGCCGGCTGGATCACGCGTCGGGGCAATGGGTGGACAACGGCACGTTGTATCTCACCGTCAGCTGCTGGCGTCGATTGGTGGCGGGAGTCGACGCGTCCCTGCGGCGCGGCGATCCGATCATCGCCTACGGTCAGCTGCGCTCGCACGAGTACCGTAGCAAAGACGGCGTGGAACGACGGGATCTGGAGATGCGCGCCTCCGTGGTCGGCCCGGACCTGTCCCGCTGTGCGGCGCAACTGACGCGGCTGTCCGATATGCCCCCGTCGCGGAATACTTCCGGGGGGTCGAGCGCTGAAGGTCGGGTGCCGGTCGGCGACGCGCCGGGGGAGAATGTGGCAGCCGCCGGTTCGGCACCGCCTCGCGGCAGCGCACCCGAGCCTGTCGACGCGTGA
- a CDS encoding serine/threonine dehydratase, whose product MERSHVRSARKRLAGQIRKTPVFHTSVASPSGPVPVTMKLEHLQHGGTFKVRGSLNALLESGDGVDQVVIASGGNAGIAAALAAARLGKSCTVVVPETAPHTKVAAMWSHGAEVLWCGTTYAEAMRHAAELAAERGALLLHGYDLPAVVAGVGVVGLELEEQVRGRPPVLAAVGGGGLIAGIAAAVGRRQQVIGVEPEGAAILRAASEADGPVDIAGTGITVDSLGPTRIGEIAFDLARRHGVRSLLVSDDAISAAREYLWREFRILVELGGAVALAALHSGAYVPAPDERPVVVLCGANTDVAVF is encoded by the coding sequence GTGGAGCGGTCGCACGTGCGATCCGCACGCAAGCGGCTGGCCGGGCAGATCCGCAAGACGCCGGTCTTCCATACCTCCGTCGCGAGCCCGTCCGGCCCGGTGCCGGTGACGATGAAGCTGGAGCACCTCCAGCACGGCGGGACGTTCAAGGTGCGCGGCAGTCTGAACGCGCTGCTGGAGTCGGGCGACGGCGTCGATCAGGTGGTGATCGCATCCGGCGGCAACGCGGGCATCGCGGCCGCGCTGGCCGCCGCACGGCTGGGCAAGTCCTGCACGGTCGTCGTCCCGGAGACCGCGCCGCACACCAAGGTCGCCGCGATGTGGTCACACGGCGCCGAAGTGCTCTGGTGCGGCACCACCTACGCCGAGGCCATGCGGCACGCGGCCGAACTGGCCGCCGAACGCGGCGCGTTGCTGTTGCACGGCTACGACCTGCCCGCGGTGGTCGCGGGCGTGGGGGTGGTCGGGCTGGAACTCGAAGAGCAGGTACGTGGGCGGCCGCCGGTGCTGGCGGCGGTGGGCGGCGGCGGACTGATCGCCGGGATCGCGGCCGCGGTCGGGCGCCGTCAGCAGGTCATCGGGGTGGAGCCCGAGGGCGCAGCGATCCTGCGGGCGGCTTCGGAGGCGGACGGTCCCGTCGACATCGCCGGGACCGGTATCACCGTCGATTCGCTGGGTCCCACGCGGATCGGTGAAATAGCCTTCGACCTCGCCCGCCGACACGGGGTGCGGTCGTTGCTGGTCAGCGACGACGCGATCAGCGCGGCGCGTGAGTATCTGTGGCGCGAATTCCGCATCTTGGTCGAACTGGGCGGCGCCGTCGCCCTGGCCGCCCTGCACAGCGGCGCCTATGTCCCCGCGCCGGACGAGCGACCGGTGGTCGTCCTCTGCGGCGCCAACACCGACGTGGCGGTGTTCTGA